The following are from one region of the Thiocapsa rosea genome:
- the tnpC gene encoding IS66 family transposase: MRAQNAEQAKQIAELLQRIRELEARLGKDSHNSSKPPSSDPPFKKPPPRSRRVRSGKKPGGQKDHPGATRALVEDPEHRIVVPLEGLCSCGRDCAEVAVEVLPERRQVIDLVVHREVTEYRTATGVCACGQVHRSVFPDAVGAPVQYGPGLSVLAVYLTDYQNLPYRRSAELIGVLAGITLSPATLVSMGRKAAARLAAPVAAIGQSIVRSAVAHADETGMRVAGALQWLHVLSTSVLTFYAVHAKRGAAALTGIGLLDGFRGILVHDHWRAYLSTPAQHAFCNAHHLRELIALAEADPVLSWPKRLITLLCEANDATIAARAAGLDALPDGVVADVFTRYDTILAEGAFFHPQRLPPPGSRRRVKQTPAYNLVARLRTHRDEVMRFVTDLRVPFDNNQAERDLRMPKLKQKVSGCFRAPEGAAAFATVRSYLSTLRKQSIDLYPALVMTFRGQPPMPRLP; encoded by the coding sequence TTGCGCGCGCAGAACGCCGAGCAGGCGAAACAGATCGCCGAGCTGCTCCAACGTATCCGCGAGCTGGAAGCGCGCTTGGGCAAGGATAGCCACAACTCCAGCAAGCCCCCATCCTCGGATCCGCCGTTCAAGAAACCGCCGCCGCGCTCGCGCCGCGTGCGCAGCGGCAAGAAGCCCGGTGGTCAGAAGGATCATCCCGGCGCCACCCGAGCGCTGGTCGAGGATCCCGAGCACCGCATCGTTGTGCCCCTGGAGGGGCTGTGCAGCTGCGGGCGCGACTGCGCCGAGGTGGCTGTCGAGGTCTTGCCCGAGCGCCGTCAGGTCATCGATCTGGTGGTGCACCGCGAGGTCACCGAGTATCGCACCGCGACCGGCGTGTGTGCCTGCGGCCAGGTGCATCGCAGTGTCTTCCCGGACGCGGTCGGCGCCCCGGTGCAATACGGCCCCGGGCTGTCGGTCTTGGCGGTGTATTTGACCGACTACCAAAACCTGCCCTATCGGCGCAGCGCCGAGCTGATCGGTGTCTTGGCGGGCATCACGCTCTCCCCGGCCACTTTGGTCAGCATGGGTCGCAAAGCGGCGGCGCGCCTGGCGGCACCCGTGGCGGCGATCGGTCAATCCATCGTGCGCAGCGCCGTGGCCCATGCCGATGAAACGGGGATGCGCGTCGCCGGCGCCCTGCAGTGGCTGCATGTGCTGAGCACCTCGGTGCTGACGTTTTACGCCGTGCACGCCAAGCGCGGCGCCGCGGCGTTGACCGGCATCGGCCTGCTCGACGGCTTTCGCGGCATCCTGGTCCACGACCACTGGCGGGCGTACTTGAGCACCCCGGCACAGCATGCCTTCTGCAATGCCCATCACCTGCGCGAGCTTATCGCCCTGGCCGAAGCCGACCCCGTGCTGTCCTGGCCCAAGCGGCTGATCACCCTGCTGTGCGAGGCCAACGACGCCACCATCGCCGCCCGCGCGGCCGGGCTCGACGCCCTTCCCGATGGGGTGGTCGCCGACGTCTTCACCCGTTACGACACCATCCTCGCCGAGGGGGCCTTCTTTCATCCCCAGCGCCTGCCGCCACCGGGCAGTCGACGACGGGTCAAACAGACGCCGGCCTACAACCTGGTCGCGCGCCTGCGCACCCACCGCGACGAGGTCATGCGGTTTGTCACGGACCTGCGCGTCCCCTTCGACAATAACCAAGCCGAACGCGACCTGCGCATGCCCAAGCTCAAGCAGAAGGTCTCGGGCTGTTTCCGCGCGCCCGAAGGTGCCGCGGCCTTCGCCACGGTACGCTCCTATCTGTCCACCCTGCGCAAGCAGTCGATCGATCTCTATCCCGCCCTGGTGATGACCTTCCGGGGTCAGCCTCCAATGCCCCGCCTGCCGTAA